From a region of the Saccharomyces cerevisiae S288C chromosome IX, complete sequence genome:
- the AGE2 gene encoding GTPase-activating protein AGE2 (ADP-ribosylation factor (ARF) GTPase activating protein (GAP) effector; involved in Trans-Golgi-Network (TGN) transport; contains C2C2H2 cysteine/histidine motif) has product MSTSVPVKKALSALLRDPGNSHCADCKAQLHPRWASWSLGVFICIKCAGIHRSLGTHISKVKSVDLDTWKEEHLVKLIQFKNNLRANSYYEATLADELKQRKITDTSSLQNFIKNKYEYKKWIGDLSSIEGLNDSTEPVLHKPSANHSLPASNARLDQSSNSLQKTQTQPPSHLLSTSRSNTSLLNLQVSSLSKTTSNTSVTSSATSIGAANTKTGNRVGEFGQRNDLKKSILSLYSKPSAQTQSQNSFFTSTTPQPCNTPSPFVNTGITATNNNSMNSNSSSNISLDDNELFKNVWS; this is encoded by the coding sequence ATGTCGACGTCAGTCCCAGTCAAGAAGGCATTAAGTGCTCTTTTACGCGATCCAGGAAACAGTCATTGTGCCGACTGTAAGGCGCAACTACATCCACGCTGGGCTTCCTGGTCACTTGGTGTTTTCATTTGCATTAAATGTGCTGGTATACATAGATCATTGGGAACGCACATTTCGAAAGTGAAATCTGTTGATCTGGATACATGGAAGGAAGAACATTTGGTGAAACTGATAcagttcaaaaacaatttaAGAGCTAACTCATACTACGAAGCTACTTTGGCTGATGAATTGAAACAGAGGAAAATCACTGATACGAGCAGTttacaaaatttcatcaagaaTAAATATGAATATAAGAAGTGGATTGGTGACCTCTCCAGTATTGAAGGGTTAAATGATTCTACTGAACCAGTTCTGCATAAGCCGTCTGCGAATCATTCGTTGCCTGCTTCGAATGCAAGATTGGACCAGAGCTCAAATTCATTACAAAAGACGCAAACACAACCACCTTCCCACTTATTAAGCACCTCAAGGAGTAATACGAGCTTATTAAACCTACAGGTTTCATCGCTTTCTAAGACTACATCTAATACAAGTGTAACTAGTTCTGCAACAAGCATAGGTGCTGCTAATACCAAGACTGGCAACAGAGTCGGTGAATTTGGGCAAAGGAacgatttgaaaaaatccattttATCTTTATACTCAAAACCTTCTGCCCAGACTCAAAGCCAGAACTCATTTTTCACTTCCACGACACCTCAGCCTTGTAATACTCCGTCACCATTCGTGAACACTGGAATTACCGCtacaaataataatagtatgAATTCAAATTCCAGTTCTAACATTTCATTGGATGATAACGAGTTATTTAAGAACGTCTGGAGttga
- the CBR1 gene encoding cytochrome-b5 reductase (Cytochrome b reductase and NADH-dependent reductase for Dph3p; required for diphthamide synthesis and tRNA wobble uridine modification; also detected in mitochondria; mutation in conserved NADH binding domain of the human ortholog results in type I methemoglobinemia) — protein MAIDAQKLVVVIVIVVVPLLFKFIIGPKTKPVLDPKRNDFQSFPLVEKTILTHNTSMYKFGLPHADDVLGLPIGQHIVIKANINGKDITRSYTPTSLDGDTKGNFELLVKSYPTGNVSKMIGELKIGDSIQIKGPRGNYHYERNCRSHLGMIAGGTGIAPMYQIMKAIAMDPHDTTKVSLVFGNVHEEDILLKKELEALVAMKPSQFKIVYYLDSPDREDWTGGVGYITKDVIKEHLPAATMDNVQILICGPPAMVASVRRSTVDLGFRRSKPLSKMEDQVFVF, from the coding sequence ATGGCTATTGATGCTCAAAAGCTTGTGGTGGTCATCGTGATCGTGGTCGTGCCTTTGCTCTTCAAGTTCATTATCGGACCGAAGACCAAGCCTGTGCTGGATCCCAAAAGGAATGACTTCCAATCATTTCCGCTGGTTGAAAAAACCATCTTAACGCATAATACTTCGATGTACAAGTTCGGGCTACCTCATGCTGACGACGTACTCGGTTTACCAATTGGTCAGCATATCGTAATTAAGGCCAATATCAATGGTAAGGATATTACCAGATCGTATACGCCCACATCGTTGGATGGAGATACAAAGGGAAACTTTGAATTACTAGTGAAGTCTTACCCCACAGGTAACGTTTCTAAGATGATTGGAGAGTTGAAGATAGGTGACTCGATCCAGATCAAGGGCCCTCGTGGGAACTATCATTATGAGAGAAACTGCCGTTCCCATCTAGGGATGATTGCTGGTGGTACTGGTATTGCGCCCATGTATCAGATCATGAAAGCTATTGCCATGGACCCTCACGACACTACCAAGGTCTCTCTAGTCTTTGGGAACGTCCATGAGGAGGATATTCTGTTGAAGAAGGAACTGGAAGCGTTGGTGGCCATGAAGCCTTCCCAATTTAAGATAGTTTACTACTTAGACTCTCCTGACCGTGAAGACTGGACTGGTGGTGTAGGATACATTACCAAGGATGTCATCAAGGAACACTTGCCCGCTGCTACAATGGACAACGTTCAAATTTTGATCTGTGGTCCTCCAGCCATGGTTGCCTCAGTTAGAAGAAGTACCGTGGACTTGGGGTTCAGACGTTCCAAACCGCTTTCCAAGATGGAAGACCAGGTGTTTGTGTTTTAA